Proteins found in one Mycoplasmopsis bovigenitalium genomic segment:
- a CDS encoding Mbov_0397 family ICE element conjugal transfer ATPase, translating into MLQPKNIKKTRSRVFKNYTWLDFFVLLINVILSFLILYAFLPQNFNVFIRFLVWVVLFLILSTSLIKVPKYDVRLYVLAGWMIRYWFKVKKYGKGTKNKVDLLVPYHSIIDRKYVKTKFLKGGIKYFSVIKFKGRVPWNEAEFDKEAFLSKFVNVLDSISSQISIVRYKELVDYKKNFISLKENLNKKLDQLEQNNESEEVVENFVKLYEEKYEDFDLLDSDVLLDNYYIVVYDRKLNELTKTIESVYTTLNSMDVEPDIVQGKSLINFLSKQFGSKVNEELIEKYFEQQESPFYKNKNNDVVEKQDLIMLIKTWFKERFSKKQKKNDKQVKVENTGIKLSDLFEFESVVFKPHYFKIDDKYYSVQTVSELPLRLEDGWTYNLLNNNNKIIWNLGVIADDSVGDILDKGSRTTKDNSHMIKSAFSQKGNNIQLEAIEYLENQIQIDKNNLFDSHFMISNEANSIQELRKIESKNFSDARRAKIFIKSLPFRQFEAFAQSLFITTNNLKEPLQMSSYNCAYGWGFENEYQNDGNICFLGTTINTAEPVIVDRFYKKNSRRTNYNWITLGSSGKGKSTSKSKSIVEALMENHNVYVIDIENEYKYLAKKFGGTIFNLGTDSGTSLNPLEVRVQIWEENESDNLDEFNIYKIIKKHNEWLEDFFKLVSDNFTNEHIMIIMTAVRHLYQKRGVYDVKNLDELSNLDFPIISDLITELENYQYADAYEKARKQDLVARVLDIFKYLFQYNGKFERLYNAKTNINLDSDFIIFNTKELMALGKDDNSVGVYVLLSLIQNLVYQNIIKDPTKHTIAFIDEIHQYVNVSRPIMLDFIWKLTKTGRKYLLSLDLTTQSPSDLLVSPKAESIVQNCQYSTFFGLKNRDLIAVKQMYEFSGGLNDSATSFLSDGEIGNNIISLHLNSKIKIDTWYNDYEKSLFFKQGDFKKIDR; encoded by the coding sequence ATGCTACAACCTAAGAACATTAAAAAAACTCGTAGCAGAGTATTTAAAAACTATACTTGACTAGACTTTTTTGTTTTATTAATAAATGTAATATTATCTTTTCTAATTTTATATGCATTTTTACCCCAAAATTTCAATGTATTCATTAGATTTTTAGTATGAGTGGTATTATTCTTGATTTTATCAACATCGCTTATTAAAGTGCCTAAATATGACGTTAGGTTATATGTTTTAGCGGGTTGAATGATTAGATATTGATTTAAAGTAAAAAAATATGGTAAAGGAACTAAAAATAAAGTTGATTTATTAGTCCCTTATCATTCAATAATTGACAGAAAATATGTAAAAACTAAATTTTTAAAAGGTGGAATTAAATATTTTTCAGTAATTAAATTCAAGGGAAGAGTACCTTGAAATGAAGCAGAATTTGATAAGGAAGCATTTTTATCAAAATTTGTAAATGTTTTAGATTCGATTAGTTCGCAAATATCGATTGTTAGATATAAAGAATTAGTTGATTACAAAAAGAATTTCATTAGTTTAAAAGAAAACTTAAACAAAAAATTAGACCAGTTAGAACAAAACAACGAGTCAGAGGAAGTGGTTGAAAATTTTGTTAAGTTATATGAAGAAAAATATGAAGATTTTGATTTATTAGACAGTGATGTTTTATTGGATAATTACTATATTGTTGTATATGACAGAAAACTAAATGAATTAACAAAAACAATTGAAAGTGTTTATACTACCTTAAATTCAATGGATGTAGAACCCGATATTGTACAAGGTAAAAGTTTAATTAATTTTCTATCTAAACAATTTGGTTCAAAAGTAAATGAAGAGTTAATCGAAAAATACTTTGAACAACAAGAAAGCCCATTTTATAAAAATAAAAATAATGATGTAGTTGAAAAACAAGATTTAATAATGCTAATTAAAACTTGATTTAAAGAAAGATTTAGTAAAAAGCAAAAGAAAAATGACAAACAAGTTAAAGTTGAAAATACCGGAATTAAATTGTCAGATTTATTTGAATTTGAAAGTGTAGTATTTAAGCCTCATTATTTTAAAATTGATGATAAATATTATTCAGTGCAAACTGTATCTGAATTACCATTAAGACTTGAAGATGGTTGAACATATAATTTATTAAATAATAATAATAAAATTATTTGAAACTTAGGTGTAATCGCTGATGATTCAGTAGGAGATATTCTAGATAAGGGTTCAAGAACAACAAAAGATAACTCACATATGATTAAATCTGCATTTAGCCAAAAAGGTAATAATATTCAACTTGAAGCCATAGAATATTTAGAAAATCAAATCCAAATCGATAAAAACAACTTGTTTGATTCTCATTTTATGATTTCAAATGAAGCAAATAGTATTCAAGAATTAAGAAAAATTGAATCTAAAAATTTTTCAGATGCACGTAGAGCGAAGATTTTTATTAAATCATTGCCATTCAGACAATTTGAAGCATTTGCTCAATCATTATTCATTACTACAAATAACTTAAAAGAACCTTTGCAAATGTCATCATATAACTGTGCTTATGGTTGAGGTTTTGAAAATGAATATCAAAATGATGGGAATATTTGTTTTTTAGGAACAACAATTAATACTGCCGAACCAGTAATAGTTGATAGATTTTATAAAAAGAATTCTAGACGTACTAATTACAACTGAATTACTTTAGGTTCAAGTGGTAAGGGTAAAAGTACCTCTAAATCTAAATCGATTGTTGAAGCATTAATGGAAAATCATAATGTATATGTAATTGATATCGAAAATGAATATAAATATTTGGCAAAAAAATTTGGTGGAACAATATTTAACTTAGGAACAGATTCTGGAACTAGTTTAAATCCATTAGAGGTTAGAGTTCAAATATGAGAAGAAAATGAATCAGACAATTTAGATGAATTTAATATTTATAAAATTATTAAAAAACACAATGAATGATTAGAAGATTTCTTCAAACTTGTGAGTGATAATTTTACTAATGAACACATTATGATAATTATGACTGCTGTTCGTCATTTATATCAAAAACGCGGAGTATATGATGTAAAAAATCTTGATGAATTAAGCAATTTAGATTTCCCGATAATTAGTGATTTAATAACAGAACTAGAAAATTACCAATATGCAGATGCTTATGAAAAAGCCAGAAAACAAGATTTAGTGGCAAGAGTGCTTGATATATTCAAATATTTATTCCAATATAATGGTAAATTTGAACGCTTATATAATGCTAAAACTAATATTAATTTAGATAGTGATTTTATTATATTTAATACAAAAGAATTAATGGCATTAGGTAAAGATGATAACTCAGTAGGAGTTTATGTGTTATTAAGTTTAATTCAAAACTTGGTATACCAAAACATAATTAAAGACCCTACAAAGCACACAATCGCCTTTATTGATGAAATACACCAATATGTAAATGTAAGCAGACCAATTATGCTTGATTTTATCTGGAAGTTAACGAAAACTGGGCGTAAGTACTTATTATCATTAGATTTAACTACACAAAGCCCCTCAGACTTATTAGTATCACCAAAAGCAGAATCAATTGTTCAGAACTGCCAGTATTCTACATTTTTCGGACTTAAAAATAGAGATCTTATCGCCGTAAAACAGATGTATGAATTTAGCGGGGGACTTAATGATTCAGCAACATCATTTTTAAGTGATGGAGAAATTGGAAACAATATTATCTCATTACACTTAAATTCAAAAATAAAAATTGATACTTGATATAACGATTATGAAAAATCATTGTTCTTTAAGCAAGGGGACTTTAAAAAAATAGATAGATAA
- a CDS encoding Mbov_0396 family ICE element transmembrane protein, with protein MAGFIGDLYNKIGFGVFNIFWYLIVVLPLILIKSILICYQLIAISLPQYLLFGIGLSEAFELSKFPTLFLRLLIISVAIYIVILAASLIRLHFWKGDNEPNPVSVALKYSVLATLWIIGIPLVLYVFNLLIGIMINLITGADKEALDYQIFINLYDPTRLKGISLKDWQYIYENNYFLKFEQYKQLEDGRAVELIFLGSLLSVSTLVPLVMGMLVVVQKVFQQFFLFIIAPFVAPTAMADDGKRLRQWGQMYFAKGFSILGFLVSIQVLGAFILQTFKWVNSPDLKDLHIMVRYLLILGVIVGGAVASTSISSEVAAFIGESASIKESISETKGMMAGAMALGGGVFAAAKGVGKLMKSGGGALAKAGAAVKGGKRGVQALNAKRDLKAKLKNGKIDNEEYELAKQGLDAKVNERRESALAAKKADREDLKNLKTQYKQGEISKEEYKEARKDLSLDTEQLTKKENALAKQEAKLLKKGNKEEAKAIAERRQKIGSLIDKKIERSSGDSLSLSKEQKSLLENAKRTTKKDATNQAVIDTYRRVKKGKDLY; from the coding sequence ATGGCTGGCTTTATCGGCGATCTATATAATAAAATTGGATTTGGTGTTTTTAATATATTTTGATATTTAATAGTGGTATTACCACTTATATTAATTAAATCGATATTAATATGTTATCAATTAATAGCGATTAGTTTACCACAGTACTTATTATTCGGAATTGGCTTGTCAGAAGCATTTGAATTAAGCAAATTCCCCACATTATTTTTAAGGCTTTTAATAATATCGGTTGCTATATATATTGTGATATTAGCGGCAAGTTTAATTCGGCTTCATTTTTGAAAAGGGGATAATGAACCAAACCCCGTCAGTGTTGCATTAAAATATTCTGTATTAGCAACTTTATGAATTATAGGAATACCTTTAGTTTTATATGTATTTAACCTATTAATCGGCATTATGATTAATTTAATTACGGGTGCAGACAAGGAAGCATTAGATTATCAAATATTTATAAATCTATATGATCCTACAAGATTAAAAGGTATTAGTCTTAAAGATTGACAATACATTTATGAAAATAATTACTTTTTAAAATTCGAACAATACAAGCAACTTGAAGATGGAAGAGCGGTTGAGTTAATTTTTCTAGGATCACTATTAAGTGTGAGTACATTAGTACCGCTTGTTATGGGTATGCTAGTTGTTGTGCAAAAAGTATTTCAACAATTTTTCTTATTTATCATTGCGCCATTTGTAGCGCCAACTGCTATGGCGGATGATGGAAAAAGATTAAGACAATGAGGGCAAATGTATTTTGCCAAAGGCTTTTCAATTTTAGGCTTTTTAGTATCTATTCAAGTTTTAGGAGCATTTATTTTACAAACTTTTAAATGAGTAAATTCTCCAGATTTAAAAGACTTGCATATTATGGTTAGATACTTATTAATTTTAGGAGTAATCGTTGGTGGTGCTGTTGCTTCAACAAGTATATCGAGTGAAGTTGCTGCATTTATTGGCGAAAGTGCTTCAATAAAAGAAAGTATTTCTGAAACAAAAGGAATGATGGCAGGTGCTATGGCACTTGGTGGTGGTGTGTTTGCTGCCGCAAAAGGAGTTGGCAAATTAATGAAAAGTGGCGGCGGTGCATTAGCAAAAGCGGGTGCTGCCGTTAAAGGTGGAAAAAGAGGAGTGCAAGCATTAAACGCTAAGCGTGATCTGAAAGCAAAACTTAAAAATGGCAAAATAGATAATGAGGAATACGAATTAGCAAAACAAGGCTTGGACGCAAAAGTTAATGAAAGACGTGAAAGTGCGCTAGCTGCTAAAAAAGCAGATAGAGAGGACTTGAAAAACCTTAAAACACAATACAAACAAGGAGAAATTAGCAAAGAAGAATACAAAGAAGCAAGAAAAGATTTATCACTTGATACAGAACAACTAACTAAAAAAGAAAATGCATTGGCTAAACAGGAGGCAAAACTATTGAAAAAAGGTAATAAAGAAGAAGCAAAAGCAATTGCTGAAAGAAGACAAAAAATTGGAAGTTTGATTGACAAGAAAATTGAAAGATCTAGTGGGGATAGTTTATCTCTAAGTAAAGAACAAAAATCATTACTTGAAAATGCAAAACGTACAACTAAAAAAGATGCAACTAATCAAGCGGTTATTGATACTTATAGAAGAGTAAAAAAAGGTAAAGATTTATACTAA
- a CDS encoding Mbov_0395 family pilin-like conjugal transfer protein, whose amino-acid sequence MNKFANFMLDTNAGAENIKSNLESIANTVQQYINIILGAFAGILTIVIIIITAISFFKAGKTDNEEVRQTQIKRIKWVGIFLIAVIILWALSPLLMTMIRNFAEIKAS is encoded by the coding sequence ATGAATAAATTTGCAAATTTTATGTTAGACACTAACGCTGGTGCAGAAAATATCAAATCGAATTTAGAATCGATTGCTAACACAGTACAACAATACATAAATATTATTTTAGGTGCATTTGCTGGCATATTAACTATTGTTATTATCATAATTACGGCAATTAGTTTTTTTAAAGCGGGAAAAACGGATAATGAAGAAGTTAGACAAACACAAATCAAAAGAATTAAGTGAGTTGGGATATTTCTTATAGCGGTAATTATATTATGAGCGCTTAGTCCATTATTAATGACTATGATTAGAAACTTTGCAGAAATTAAGGCGTCGTAA
- a CDS encoding single-stranded DNA-binding protein: MNKVLLTGRIASDTLKEHRKENSLWVRFNLAVIDQGINKVKFIDINLFNKVAENYLKYCKKGDLIEVIGKIDTSYYIAKDTQKKKYKLDVIGQQITFLAKSHKQKENKETSENNETQESEYVFPIDKEELNVNIFGEENE; the protein is encoded by the coding sequence ATGAATAAAGTATTACTAACTGGTCGCATTGCTAGCGACACATTAAAGGAACATAGAAAAGAAAATAGTTTATGAGTGAGATTTAACTTAGCGGTTATTGATCAAGGAATAAATAAAGTTAAATTTATTGATATTAATTTATTTAACAAGGTTGCCGAAAACTATTTGAAATACTGTAAAAAAGGAGATTTAATCGAAGTTATTGGCAAAATTGATACGTCATATTATATTGCCAAAGATACGCAGAAAAAGAAATATAAATTAGATGTAATTGGTCAACAAATAACCTTTTTGGCAAAAAGTCATAAACAAAAAGAAAATAAAGAAACAAGTGAAAACAATGAAACTCAAGAAAGTGAATATGTTTTCCCGATTGATAAAGAAGAATTAAATGTAAATATATTTGGAGAAGAAAATGAATAA
- a CDS encoding MAG3960 family lipoprotein yields MKKIKLLSVAPLALLPLCATSCNIYQLFVDKQNRGKVGSGKNGAIILPDDGNNQGSSGQNKPTEEVDKTKVFEYNGLKFKLNKEDDFDENEVFYANDVLENNSQKIKEKIPKIKDYWVEEIAIQGVPNISYISRYIRNIDLEKRYKLSDKEQTIASEEQLKALIKKLKGLLEVEQDVKATDRNSSDIAFKILNKGYLKKYLDYYKSKLWLDFKTLDKSNAGHLNGENWPEHQYDSYYPTSPLEKDPNRQLIFMKNGIYYNGYNLRWKLDIEYSTESTFTKQNKDLLFSKLFYEQDPAFKVEYKRNPQEGEPGSKSNPIPKLGMDFIDYFIMGNAKSVLMQSVQYNLLKAYLNYLDMMLNDIKDESKTIKEQLIAKYDVIRKYREALLEYLKLEHIMGLTIDEQLFVFPGTDKGDFRDTYVWAYKQYEQVILPLTKYLGEAELSEPLNAFLTNNPNIEYYKVIWKNIEQIDGIKSPALMDRSYSESKLNNILDKFKPYGWKFKK; encoded by the coding sequence ATGAAAAAAATTAAATTGTTAAGTGTAGCACCATTAGCATTATTGCCATTATGTGCGACAAGTTGTAATATTTATCAATTGTTTGTTGACAAGCAAAACAGAGGGAAAGTTGGATCTGGTAAAAATGGAGCAATCATTTTACCAGATGATGGAAATAATCAAGGAAGCAGCGGGCAAAATAAACCTACTGAAGAAGTTGATAAAACAAAAGTGTTTGAATATAATGGACTTAAATTTAAGTTAAATAAAGAAGATGATTTTGATGAAAATGAAGTGTTTTATGCTAATGATGTGTTAGAAAATAATTCGCAAAAAATAAAAGAGAAAATACCAAAAATCAAAGATTATTGAGTTGAAGAAATAGCGATTCAAGGAGTACCGAATATAAGTTATATTTCGCGTTATATAAGAAATATTGATTTAGAAAAACGCTATAAACTATCTGATAAAGAACAAACAATAGCAAGTGAAGAGCAACTAAAAGCACTTATTAAAAAACTTAAAGGATTGTTAGAGGTTGAGCAAGATGTAAAAGCAACTGACAGAAACTCAAGTGATATTGCTTTTAAAATACTTAATAAAGGATATTTAAAAAAATATTTAGATTATTATAAATCCAAATTATGGCTTGACTTTAAAACGCTAGATAAAAGTAATGCGGGGCATTTAAATGGAGAGAATTGACCCGAACACCAATATGATTCTTATTACCCTACATCACCACTTGAAAAAGATCCAAATCGACAATTAATTTTTATGAAAAATGGTATTTATTACAATGGCTATAATTTGCGTTGAAAATTAGATATAGAATATTCTACTGAATCAACTTTTACCAAACAAAACAAAGATTTGCTTTTCTCAAAATTGTTTTATGAGCAAGATCCGGCTTTTAAGGTTGAATATAAAAGAAATCCGCAAGAGGGGGAACCCGGTTCAAAATCAAATCCGATACCTAAATTAGGAATGGATTTCATCGATTACTTTATTATGGGTAATGCAAAGTCAGTGTTAATGCAAAGTGTGCAATATAACTTATTAAAAGCATATTTAAATTATTTAGATATGATGCTTAATGATATTAAAGATGAAAGCAAAACAATTAAAGAACAACTAATTGCCAAATATGACGTGATTAGAAAGTACCGCGAAGCATTACTTGAATATCTAAAATTAGAGCATATTATGGGACTAACGATTGATGAGCAATTATTTGTGTTCCCCGGCACTGATAAAGGCGATTTTAGAGATACTTATGTATGAGCATACAAACAATATGAACAAGTAATTTTACCCCTTACAAAATATCTTGGTGAAGCAGAATTAAGTGAACCATTAAATGCATTTTTAACTAACAACCCGAATATCGAATACTATAAAGTTATATGGAAAAATATAGAACAAATAGATGGAATAAAAAGTCCTGCTTTAATGGATAGAAGTTATTCTGAATCTAAATTAAATAACATACTAGATAAATTTAAACCGTATGGTTGAAAATTTAAAAAATAG
- a CDS encoding type IV secretory system conjugative DNA transfer family protein, producing the protein MKKQSKLFVLSKYVFCLVILPPFLFMVLGLLGQLYFYKFTILKNWFNGSRNALNDIFAFYKRGNNYWFVLLIIVVCLILLAVFEYKNILEKFSKKTKDESAFLWNENTKEGSIKNLKKEFANNDEPGFAIGHIKKHGTLVNHTDAHMILLGIAGSGKTWRILFENIRRNASLSSAKKPHMVITDPKGELLKATGTILKDNGYNIRLFDFDNSHNSVRWNPLKKVWDCLHKGRELNDEDYSDAIVAINDIVENLPNAQEKNSYWVAQAKNCIKVILKFMAFYSTVNPEFTLDFFTMKNAYSFTSIDMFVNGAWREEVKKYQLVNKFWNELFTEIDGLATVVQETLSGYLSNAQNALILFQTSPVIQSITSQNNIDFIEMFNSEKPFAIFIKFPDHKRANSFLIPILISQIYEQAITKANSNETLSLDRTLLMIFEEFASIEKLKDIGDWMAISRSRKIFFALSLQDYAQLDKYNTGASENKLIKSQARLTVFLETNNQETLKEISEMIGENKVEKKSTTSNDKGTSTTIAEQNERIFSISDLKFKSKLDALVLSGGYKPILIKPLFAFNYMNIDKSYIHNEPIGNASSKYVFDFKKMKKIALGVNNQIEKQEEQNLKEINIQPKNEDKLANNENNSLQKFRQKTKQISSQNPEEIYQKINDTFTKWKLSQEERAQVANIINTVPNKKEQIQEIAKIINKENE; encoded by the coding sequence ATGAAAAAACAAAGTAAATTATTTGTTTTAAGTAAATATGTTTTTTGTTTAGTGATATTGCCGCCATTTTTATTTATGGTGCTTGGATTATTAGGTCAATTATATTTTTACAAATTCACAATCTTAAAGAATTGATTTAATGGTTCACGAAATGCTTTAAATGATATTTTTGCTTTTTATAAAAGGGGAAATAATTATTGATTTGTTTTATTAATAATTGTTGTCTGTTTAATACTTTTAGCGGTATTTGAATATAAAAATATACTTGAAAAATTTTCTAAAAAAACTAAAGATGAATCAGCATTCTTGTGAAATGAAAACACAAAAGAGGGTTCAATTAAAAACTTAAAAAAAGAATTTGCAAATAATGATGAACCGGGATTTGCCATTGGTCATATTAAAAAGCACGGTACATTAGTTAATCATACTGATGCACATATGATTTTGTTAGGTATTGCGGGTTCAGGGAAAACTTGAAGAATTCTTTTCGAAAATATAAGACGCAACGCTTCATTAAGTAGTGCCAAAAAACCGCATATGGTTATAACCGATCCAAAAGGTGAATTATTAAAAGCAACAGGAACTATTTTAAAAGATAATGGATACAATATAAGGTTATTTGATTTTGATAATTCACATAATTCAGTAAGGTGAAATCCTCTTAAAAAAGTTTGAGATTGTTTGCATAAAGGCAGAGAATTAAATGATGAAGATTATTCAGATGCAATTGTCGCTATAAATGATATTGTAGAAAACTTGCCAAATGCACAAGAAAAAAATTCATATTGAGTAGCACAGGCAAAAAACTGTATTAAGGTTATTTTAAAATTTATGGCGTTTTATTCAACTGTTAACCCAGAATTTACCTTAGATTTCTTTACTATGAAAAATGCTTATAGTTTTACCTCAATTGATATGTTTGTAAATGGTGCTTGAAGAGAGGAAGTTAAAAAATATCAGTTAGTTAATAAATTTTGAAATGAACTTTTTACTGAAATTGATGGATTAGCAACCGTAGTTCAAGAAACATTATCTGGATATTTATCAAATGCACAAAACGCATTAATTCTATTTCAAACTAGCCCAGTTATTCAAAGTATTACATCACAAAATAATATTGACTTTATCGAAATGTTTAATAGCGAAAAACCGTTTGCGATATTTATTAAATTCCCAGATCATAAAAGAGCAAATTCATTTTTGATACCAATATTAATTTCTCAAATATATGAACAAGCAATAACAAAAGCAAATAGTAATGAAACTTTATCACTTGACAGAACGTTATTAATGATATTTGAAGAATTTGCTTCAATTGAAAAACTAAAAGATATTGGCGACTGAATGGCAATATCAAGGTCTAGAAAAATATTCTTTGCTTTATCGCTGCAAGACTATGCGCAATTAGATAAATACAATACGGGTGCTTCTGAAAATAAATTAATTAAATCACAAGCCCGTTTAACTGTATTTTTAGAAACTAACAACCAAGAAACACTTAAAGAGATAAGTGAAATGATTGGTGAAAATAAAGTAGAGAAAAAATCAACTACATCAAACGATAAAGGGACAAGTACAACGATAGCAGAGCAAAATGAACGTATTTTTAGTATTAGTGATTTGAAATTCAAATCTAAATTAGATGCTTTAGTTCTATCAGGTGGTTATAAACCGATTCTAATTAAGCCATTATTTGCATTTAATTATATGAATATTGATAAGTCATATATTCATAATGAACCAATTGGCAACGCTTCAAGTAAATATGTATTTGATTTTAAGAAAATGAAAAAAATTGCCCTTGGTGTAAATAATCAAATTGAAAAGCAGGAAGAGCAGAACTTAAAGGAAATTAATATACAACCAAAAAATGAAGATAAGTTGGCAAATAATGAAAATAATTCACTACAAAAATTCCGCCAAAAAACCAAACAGATTAGTTCGCAAAACCCAGAAGAAATTTATCAAAAAATTAATGATACATTTACAAAATGAAAATTGTCGCAAGAAGAAAGAGCGCAAGTAGCAAATATTATAAATACTGTGCCAAACAAAAAAGAACAAATACAAGAAATAGCAAAAATAATAAATAAGGAAAATGAATAA